In Caulobacter segnis ATCC 21756, the sequence CGGTGACCATGTCGGTGGTGGGCGACACCACTGAACGCGGTGTCGGCGGGCCTTCGGTCAGTCAGCTGTTCGGCGTCGGCCCGGCCGAGCGCAGCACGCGCGGCGAGAAGTTCTTCGTCAACACGGCGATGGACCAGAACCCCACGCTGCTGCCTTTCGCCCAGCTGGACCTGACCCAGGCCGTCGGCGGCCTTGCGGCCCTGGCCATCGGCGACGGCCGCGGGGCCCTGGCCCTGGCCAAGTCCGGCGACACCGTCACCAGCTTCTCGGCGGCGGGCGACGCCTCGCCCGCGACCATGAGCGTCTCTCGCTACGCGGCCGACTTCAGCGGCTCCATCGCCCGCAAGGCCAATACCGCCGAAAGCCGCAAGGACTCCGCCGAGGCGGTGTCCGCCGAGGTCGACAGCCAGCGCCAGTCGGAAGAGGGCGTGAACCTCGACGAGGAGCTGATCAACCTGACCACCTACCAGCAGGCGTTCAACGCCTCGGCCCGTCTGATCCAGGCGGCCAAGGACATGTACGACGTGCTGACCGACCTTGTGAGGTAAGCCATGACCCGGGTCTCCACCGTCCAGAACTACAACGTCATGACGTCGAACCTGATGCGGGCCCAGATCCGCCAGAGCGACGTCGGCAACCAGGTCTCCAGCCAGAAGGTCGCCACCGACCTGAAGGGCTACGCCAAGAACGCCGAGATGCTGACGGCGATGCGCAGCACCCAGGCTCGGCTGGAAGGCCTGATCAGTCAGTCCAAGCTGGTCACCAATCGGCTGCAGATGCAGGACACGGGCCTCGGCAAGGTCGCGGACTCGACCAAGTCCGCCCGTGAGGCCATCGCCAACGCCCTGGCCTCGGGCAGCGCCCAGACCATGATGCAGCAGCTGCAGGCCGCGTTCGGCGATGTCGTGCAAGGCCTGAACACCAAGTCGAACGGCCTCTACGTGTTCTCGGGGGCCAAGACCGACACGGCCACGACATCGGCGGCCGCCATGACCGATCTGACCCTGGCGCCGACCACCGCCTCTCTGTTCAACAACGACCAGTACATCACCACCAACCGGATCGACGAACAGACCAGCGCCAAGACCGGCGTGCTCGGTGACGCCTTCGGCGTGTCGGTGTTCGACGCGTTCAAGCAGGTGCAGGCCTATGTCGAGGCCAACGGGCCGTTCACCGGCAAGCTGAACGACGTGCAGGTGACCTTCCTGAAGGGCCTGCTGCCGACGTTCGACGCCGCCTACAAGGGCGCGGTCGACGCCCAGGGTAAGAACGGCGTCACCCAGAAGCGCTTCGAAAGCGCCGAGACCGACCTGCAGAACCAGGCCGACACCCTAACCAGCATGGTCGGCGACATCGTCGACGTCGACATGGCCGACGCGGTGACACGCCTGGAATCGGCCAAACTGGCGGTGCAGGCCTCGGCTCAGGTGTTCAGCAGCCTGCAGCAGTCGTCGCTGCTAAACGTGCTGAAGTAGGTCCAAACCTCGCAAACCGGGCCTTCTGGCGTTATATGGCGGCGATGACCGCCGACCTGCTGACCAAGACCGACACGCCCGACGCCGACTCCCTGATCGCCCGCGCCGTCGAGCAGGCGCGCGCCGCCGTCGGCCTGCCCGAGGGAACGCGGATCGTCGCGGCCATGTCCGGCGGCGTGGACTCGACCGTCACCGCCGCCCTGCTGGCCCGCGCCGGCTACGACGTGGTCGGCGTCACCCTGCAGCTTTACGACCACGGCGCGGCGATCTCGCGCAAGGGCGCCTGCTGCGCCGGTCAGGACATCCTGGACGCCCGCATGGCGGCCGAGCGCATCGGCATCCCGCACTACGTGCTCGACTACGAAAGCCGCTTCCGCGAGCAGGTCATCGAGGACTTCGCCGACGCCTATCTGCGCGGCGAGACGCCGATCCCGTGCGTGCGCTGCAACCAGACCGTCAAGTTCCGCGACCTGCTGGACGTCGCCCGCGACCTGGGCGCCGAGGCCATGGCCACTGGCCACTACGTCCAGCGCGGCATGCCCGCCGGGACCAACCGCCCGCAGCTGCGCCGCGCCGCCGATCCGGCCAAGGACCAGAGCTACTTCCTGTTCGCCACGACGCGCGAGCAGCTGGACTTCCTGCGCTTCCCGCTGGGCGGCATGGACAAGCCGACCGTGCGCGCGGTCGCCGCCGGTCTTGGCCTCTCGATCGCCGACAAGCCCGACAGCCAGGACATCTGCTTCGTACCCGAGGGCAAGTACACGACCGTCATCGACCGCATCCGCCCGCAAGGCGCGGAGGCTGGCGACATCGTGCACCTGGACGGCCGCGTGCTGGGCCGCCACGAGGGCGTGACGCGCTACACGATCGGCCAGCGCCGGGGCCTCAATGTCGCCGTCGGCGACCCGCTGTTCGTGGTCCGCATCGACGCCGACAAGCGCCAGGTGATCGTCGGCCCGCGCGAGGCCCTGCTGACCGCCGCCCTCACCTTGAAGGAAACCAACTGGCTGGGCGGCCAGGACGACCTGGCGGCGGCCGCCGACGAGGGGCAGCCCGTGTTGGCCCGCGTGCGTTCCACCCGCGAGCCGGTCGCCGGCCGCCTGAGCCTGCTGGACGGCGAGGTCGCCGTGACCTTCGACGGGTCCGAGGAAGGCGTCGCGCCCGGCCAGGCCTGCGTGCTCTACGACCCCGCCGATCCCGAGCGCGTGCTGGGCGGCGGCTTCATCGCGCGGGCGGTGCGGGCGATGGACCTCGCGCCGGTCTGACCGGATCAAAAGGCGGCCTCCAGGGTTCTCCAAGGGACATCCCTGGAGATTCCGCATGCTTCGATCCTTGCTCATCGGCCTTTCGGCCGGCTCCCGCGCCCTGACGCCGCTGGCTACGGTCAGCGAGGCCGCGCGGGGCGGTCATCTCGCCGACAACAACCCGGCGGTTCGCCTTCTGGCCCATCCGCTGTTCTCGGCCGGTTCCAAGGCGTTGGCGGCGGGCGAGCTGTGGGGTGACAAGATGAAGTCCGCGCCGGACCGCATCGTCCCGGCCGGCATCGCCGCGCGCTTGTTGGCCGGCGGCCTGTCGGGCGCGGCCCTGGCGCCGCGCAAGCAACTGCTGTTGGGCGCGGCCCTGGGCGCCGGCGCGGCTGTCGCCGCCGCCTATGTGACCTTCGACGTTCGGATGCGAGCTCTCCGCCGCTGGGGCCAGACGCCGACCGGCCTCGTCGAGGACGCCCTGACCGTGGGCGCGGCGCAATGGGTGGTGCGAGGCGCCAAGTGAGCAAGCCTCGGACGC encodes:
- the mnmA gene encoding tRNA 2-thiouridine(34) synthase MnmA, producing the protein MTADLLTKTDTPDADSLIARAVEQARAAVGLPEGTRIVAAMSGGVDSTVTAALLARAGYDVVGVTLQLYDHGAAISRKGACCAGQDILDARMAAERIGIPHYVLDYESRFREQVIEDFADAYLRGETPIPCVRCNQTVKFRDLLDVARDLGAEAMATGHYVQRGMPAGTNRPQLRRAADPAKDQSYFLFATTREQLDFLRFPLGGMDKPTVRAVAAGLGLSIADKPDSQDICFVPEGKYTTVIDRIRPQGAEAGDIVHLDGRVLGRHEGVTRYTIGQRRGLNVAVGDPLFVVRIDADKRQVIVGPREALLTAALTLKETNWLGGQDDLAAAADEGQPVLARVRSTREPVAGRLSLLDGEVAVTFDGSEEGVAPGQACVLYDPADPERVLGGGFIARAVRAMDLAPV
- a CDS encoding membrane protein, with the translated sequence MLRSLLIGLSAGSRALTPLATVSEAARGGHLADNNPAVRLLAHPLFSAGSKALAAGELWGDKMKSAPDRIVPAGIAARLLAGGLSGAALAPRKQLLLGAALGAGAAVAAAYVTFDVRMRALRRWGQTPTGLVEDALTVGAAQWVVRGAK
- a CDS encoding flagellin translates to MTRVSTVQNYNVMTSNLMRAQIRQSDVGNQVSSQKVATDLKGYAKNAEMLTAMRSTQARLEGLISQSKLVTNRLQMQDTGLGKVADSTKSAREAIANALASGSAQTMMQQLQAAFGDVVQGLNTKSNGLYVFSGAKTDTATTSAAAMTDLTLAPTTASLFNNDQYITTNRIDEQTSAKTGVLGDAFGVSVFDAFKQVQAYVEANGPFTGKLNDVQVTFLKGLLPTFDAAYKGAVDAQGKNGVTQKRFESAETDLQNQADTLTSMVGDIVDVDMADAVTRLESAKLAVQASAQVFSSLQQSSLLNVLK